The Thermoplasmata archaeon genomic interval CGCGGGGATCGAGATCCCGCAGCGCTCGCGCAGGACCTGCCCGATCTCCTCGAGGCTGGGGTTGATCTCCCGCGCCCGGGTCCCGAGCGTGCCGAGGTCCTCCCAATAGTTCCACGGGAAGACGATCCACACCCAGGACTCCTTCGGGATCTCCTCCGCGAAGTAGGTAGGCTTGTGCCGGGCGTGCGAGATATGGAGGAACGTCGCCGATTCCGCGCGCTTGGGCCGCTGGGCGTGCACGGCCTCGAGCGCGAGGGCGAGGCTCTCGCCCGTGTCGGTGATGTCGTCCGCGATCAGCACGTTCCCCCCGGCGACCGAGCCGCTCAATCCCTCCGTGAGCTCGGCCTTCCCCTGGGGGGTCGCCGTGACGCCCCAGTGTTGCGCGCGGAGCGAGACGAGCCGCTTGACGGAGAGCCGATCGGCGAGCATCCTCGCGGGAACCCAGCCGCCCCGGGTCAGCCCGACGATCGTGTCGGGGATCCGATCGACGGCCCGGATCTGCGCGGCGACTTCATCCGCCCACCGGTCGACCTCGGCCCAGGTCGCGACGCGGCAGCGGGGGAAGTCGACCATCGATTCCGGCCTACGGGTAGAAGCCGCGGATGTTGATGGCGTCCACCACCCGCTGGATCGCGAGCACGTAGGCGGCCGTCCGGTTGTGGATCGAGTACTGCTGGGCGATCTTGCGGGTGTCCGCGTAGGACTTCACCATCACCCGCTCGAGGCGCTGGTTGACCTCGTCGAGCGTCCAGAAGAACCCCTGCAGGTCCTGCGCCCACTCGAAGTAGCTGACCGTGACGCCCCCCGCGTTCGCGAGGATATCGGGCAGCACGGTAATCTTCTTCTGGAAGAGGATCTCGTCGGCCTCGG includes:
- a CDS encoding phosphoribosyltransferase, with protein sequence MVDFPRCRVATWAEVDRWADEVAAQIRAVDRIPDTIVGLTRGGWVPARMLADRLSVKRLVSLRAQHWGVTATPQGKAELTEGLSGSVAGGNVLIADDITDTGESLALALEAVHAQRPKRAESATFLHISHARHKPTYFAEEIPKESWVWIVFPWNYWEDLGTLGTRAREINPSLEEIGQVLRERCGISIPAEHLEHVARLQGWE